GTTCAGCAGCCCGTAGGCCATGCACATCAGGAAGTTCAACACCACCAGGATCAACCCGGCAAACATCAGTGAGCGGGTGCCTTGTCGCTTCAGTCGCTTGTACCGCGCGGCGCGGGTTTCCCGCTCGAACTTCAGTGCGATCAGCGCGAAATGGATGTCCATCGCTTCGTCAGCCGCAAGGGGTGCACCCGCCAGCATTTCCTGGACGCGGTCCGGCGCCGTTCGGACGCCGACCCGCTCGAAGTTGTGGCACATTCGTCGCGCGCGTCTTCGCGCGAGTGGTTGATATCGCATCTGTAGGTGATGCGCGAGTTGCCCTCGGTCTTCCCCCCACGGGTTTGACGGGGTCATCACGAAAGGGATTCTAAATCGCATCGGACCGATTACGGCGTGTCTACACAAATTATCTTGGCGGCGATTGACGCGCCGCGTCGCCGGTCATCCGCTCAGACTGGGATAGGTCCAGATAACGCTCCAAGTTGGAGTGCATGTTGATCACGCGCCGTTCCTCGCTGGACAGCACCAAGTGGGTGAAACCGGGTTGATGCATGCCGCGCTGCAGGCCGGCGAGCACCTGGATGTCCTGGGTGAGCACCACGCCGGGCTCGGCCTCACCGGCGGTCACCCGGACGTCGGTCGGCTTGGCGTGCGCCGCGCCCGGCGGCATCCGCGTCATCAAGAACATGAGCAGCTCGCCGTGATCGGGGTCGCGGCCGGGCCGCGAGCACATGACGGTGAGGTGGTCGGCGTTGGCCAGCAGCGTCATGTTCGGGAAGACGTTGTATTGGTGCAGGCGGGTGATCCGGTCCGTGTCGGCCCAATCGAGGTCCACCCCGCGAGTGGCGGCAAACGCCCGGGTGTGTTCGGCGATCAGATCCTGGACCGTCTGCCCGGGCCGGCGCTCGTCGGCGGGAAAGGGGGTGCCTTCCGCGGCGCCCATCAGCGCGCCCTGCGTGTACACGTAAGCGTCCCAAACCTCTTGATCACTCAGCGCGCCGTCAAAGCGAGGGCTCTGCACGCCGTAGGGTTGGTCGGACTTGCCGGTGTGGCCCCAGATCTGTTGTGGCGCATGGATGTCGTCGACGCAGCGCAGCAGTTCCGGGTGCAGCGTCTGAACGTGGTAGGTCTCGCTGTACCCGTCGGCGATGGTCTTCCAGTTGGCGTCGACCTCGACGGTCAGCGTGGCGTAGCAGCGGAAGTCACTGAGCCGGCACCAGGCGATGTCGTCGGGCACCGCCTCCAGGTACTCGAGCAACGGCATCGCGTTGAGGTCGAGGTTGACGAAGACGAGTCCCTCCCACGTGTCGACCCGGACCGGCACCAACGGGAAGTCGGACATCTTGAGCGACCCGAAGCCCTTGCGGTTGGGCACTCGCTTGAGCGTGCCGGCCAGGTCCCAGGTCCAGCCGTGATAGCTGCACTTGAGCTCGCGCAGCCCCGAGCCCGAGCCCACGCACACCGAGTTGCCGCGGTGGCGGCAGGCGTTCTGGAAGGCGCGCAGCGCCCCGTCGTCACCGCGGACGATCAGCACGCCGTACGGTCCGCACCGGTACTCGAAATAGTCGCCGGGCTCGGCGACGTGGTCGACCATGCACGCGAGCTGCCAGACCTTCGGCCACATCCGCTCGACCTCGAGCGCGGCGAACGCCGGCGAGTAATACCGCTGCGCCGGCACCAGGGTCGGGCTGTCCGGCGGGGTGCCGATCGCGTCCTCCTGGACGTGCGAGCGGATGCGGGTCGCGTTGCCGGCGGGCGCCTCCATGCTGGCGCCTTAACGCGCTCCGCGCACCAGACGGCCGGGGCGGGCCCCGGTGTCGACGTCGTTGCGCCGGGTCACGGTCCCGC
This genomic interval from Mycobacterium sp. SMC-2 contains the following:
- a CDS encoding aromatic ring-hydroxylating dioxygenase subunit alpha, whose translation is MEAPAGNATRIRSHVQEDAIGTPPDSPTLVPAQRYYSPAFAALEVERMWPKVWQLACMVDHVAEPGDYFEYRCGPYGVLIVRGDDGALRAFQNACRHRGNSVCVGSGSGLRELKCSYHGWTWDLAGTLKRVPNRKGFGSLKMSDFPLVPVRVDTWEGLVFVNLDLNAMPLLEYLEAVPDDIAWCRLSDFRCYATLTVEVDANWKTIADGYSETYHVQTLHPELLRCVDDIHAPQQIWGHTGKSDQPYGVQSPRFDGALSDQEVWDAYVYTQGALMGAAEGTPFPADERRPGQTVQDLIAEHTRAFAATRGVDLDWADTDRITRLHQYNVFPNMTLLANADHLTVMCSRPGRDPDHGELLMFLMTRMPPGAAHAKPTDVRVTAGEAEPGVVLTQDIQVLAGLQRGMHQPGFTHLVLSSEERRVINMHSNLERYLDLSQSERMTGDAARQSPPR